In the genome of Ancylomarina subtilis, one region contains:
- a CDS encoding [Fe-Fe] hydrogenase large subunit C-terminal domain-containing protein yields the protein MQLITTNKDKCNLSYTCIRVCPAKAIKIEDNHAHIIANRCIGCGNCVSICAQEAIVYRNEEDYVKDLLKRDEKVVAICDPSISGEFDDISDYRHFVGMIRELGFNYVVEAAFGADLVAFKYKELFNNFHGKYYLSTKCPVLVNHVERYYPDLVENLAPIVNPIIAMAKVVREKYGQDVKIVSLSPCVASKDDVKYFNKSDGEIQAVLSFIELRKLFKESGITEKKVEFSEFDPPFARIGGLFPVSHGLFQAAEIDNSMLRGNIISTEGRNNFLRSLEEFHSSSNLNQHLDLFYCDGCIMGPGTSKGGRKFSRRSQVVQYVRKRLNTFDEKQWQKEIDTYRHIDLSRNFKVKDMRLPIPTEEEVQAVLDKMGKSKIEDQLGCGSCGYETCRKFAEAKVQGLAKFEQCSSVTIKNMNAYIKKLGETNEKLTQTKIALKESESKAKEEHRLAMEASETVSAMLQKLPTGVVIVDENLKIIESNNSFVNLLGEETKLLNEIIPGLVDADLSKVIPFHRLFSTVLMNGEDILKKDVHFGSRLFNVSVFTIKKNKVVGGIVRDLYAPEVRKEEVIGRAKDVIKENLQTVQQIAFLLGESASKTEKILNSIIKSHTTDK from the coding sequence ATGCAACTGATTACCACAAATAAGGATAAATGTAACCTGAGTTATACCTGTATTCGGGTTTGTCCTGCTAAGGCTATTAAAATTGAAGATAATCACGCCCATATTATTGCAAATCGTTGTATTGGTTGTGGTAATTGTGTTAGTATTTGTGCTCAGGAGGCTATTGTGTATCGCAATGAGGAAGATTACGTGAAGGATCTTCTCAAACGTGATGAGAAGGTTGTTGCTATTTGTGATCCAAGCATTTCCGGTGAGTTCGATGATATAAGCGATTACCGTCACTTTGTGGGGATGATTAGGGAGTTGGGTTTTAATTACGTGGTTGAAGCAGCTTTCGGGGCAGATTTGGTTGCCTTTAAGTACAAAGAGTTATTCAATAATTTTCACGGGAAGTATTACCTGTCAACCAAGTGTCCGGTTTTAGTGAATCATGTGGAGCGTTATTACCCTGATTTGGTTGAGAATTTGGCGCCTATAGTCAATCCAATAATTGCAATGGCTAAGGTGGTTCGTGAGAAATACGGACAGGATGTTAAAATTGTCTCGCTTTCTCCTTGTGTCGCGAGTAAGGATGATGTGAAATATTTTAATAAAAGCGATGGGGAGATTCAAGCTGTTCTCAGTTTTATTGAATTAAGAAAACTTTTTAAGGAAAGTGGCATTACGGAGAAGAAGGTTGAATTTTCAGAATTTGATCCACCATTCGCTCGTATTGGAGGGCTTTTCCCGGTGAGCCACGGTTTGTTTCAGGCTGCTGAAATTGATAACAGCATGCTTCGGGGAAATATCATCAGCACAGAGGGACGTAATAATTTTCTTCGCTCACTGGAAGAATTTCACAGCAGTAGCAATCTGAATCAACATCTCGATCTTTTTTATTGTGATGGTTGTATTATGGGACCTGGAACATCAAAAGGGGGGCGTAAATTTTCTCGTCGCTCACAGGTTGTTCAATATGTGCGTAAGCGCTTGAACACCTTTGATGAAAAGCAATGGCAAAAAGAAATAGATACCTATAGGCATATCGATTTATCACGAAATTTTAAGGTGAAGGATATGAGACTTCCTATTCCTACAGAGGAAGAGGTACAGGCTGTTCTCGATAAAATGGGGAAAAGTAAAATTGAAGATCAGCTGGGCTGTGGGTCATGTGGTTACGAAACCTGCAGGAAATTTGCAGAAGCCAAGGTTCAGGGGCTTGCCAAGTTTGAGCAATGCTCTTCGGTTACCATTAAAAATATGAATGCCTATATCAAGAAATTAGGCGAAACCAATGAAAAACTGACTCAAACGAAGATTGCGCTTAAAGAATCGGAAAGTAAAGCTAAAGAGGAACACCGATTAGCTATGGAAGCCAGCGAAACGGTTTCTGCTATGCTTCAGAAGCTTCCCACAGGTGTTGTCATTGTTGATGAGAATCTTAAAATTATTGAGTCGAATAACAGTTTTGTTAATCTCCTGGGAGAAGAAACCAAGCTGTTAAACGAAATTATCCCGGGTTTGGTTGATGCTGACTTATCCAAAGTTATTCCTTTTCATCGCCTGTTTTCAACCGTACTAATGAATGGTGAAGATATTCTGAAAAAGGATGTGCATTTTGGTAGTCGCTTATTTAATGTCTCTGTATTTACCATTAAGAAGAATAAAGTCGTTGGTGGTATTGTCCGCGATTTGTATGCTCCGGAAGTTCGCAAAGAGGAAGTGATTGGCCGTGCTAAAGATGTGATAAAGGAGAACCTGCAAACGGTTCAGCAAATTGCCTTTTTGTTGGGCGAATCAGCATCTAAAACAGAGAAAATTTTGAATTCTATCATCAAATCTCACACGACCGATAAGTAG
- a CDS encoding CobW family GTP-binding protein encodes MSKIPVTVITGFLGAGKTSLLNQLIKNHSEKKFVVIENEFGEENIDSELVTNINDQNLFELSNGCICCNLYTELFLVLENLIKTNHNFNHLLIETTGIADPGNILASFISDPGIKAKFELDSVICLVDAANATQDLKNEEVLNKQIAIADTLIINKIDLATNETVNKLSSKLKEINPTASLHKTSQSDIKDKQLLDVYAYNPQNIYQFLFSVEGQTNSKHEHSIENFCFKSDRPFNQMKLAAWLDAFLQFNSDTIYRVKGILNISGVDNRILLQSVHTQIQATVGRPWTNDNKESKIVFIGKTLNREVLEKNLLELCD; translated from the coding sequence ATGAGTAAGATACCCGTAACAGTTATTACTGGTTTTTTAGGAGCTGGAAAAACCAGTCTCCTAAATCAACTAATTAAAAATCATTCAGAAAAAAAATTCGTTGTTATCGAAAATGAATTTGGCGAAGAAAATATCGATTCTGAACTTGTCACAAACATTAACGATCAAAACTTATTTGAACTAAGCAACGGGTGTATTTGCTGCAACCTATACACCGAACTCTTTCTGGTACTCGAAAACCTGATCAAAACCAATCACAATTTCAATCATCTCTTAATTGAAACAACCGGGATTGCTGATCCAGGCAATATTTTAGCTTCATTTATATCTGATCCGGGTATTAAAGCAAAATTCGAACTCGACTCTGTCATTTGTTTGGTTGATGCGGCTAATGCAACTCAGGATTTGAAAAATGAAGAAGTTCTCAACAAACAAATTGCCATTGCAGACACACTTATAATCAACAAAATTGATTTGGCCACAAATGAGACTGTAAACAAACTCAGTTCAAAACTTAAAGAGATAAACCCGACTGCAAGCCTTCACAAAACAAGTCAGTCCGATATAAAAGACAAGCAATTACTGGATGTATATGCCTATAATCCACAGAACATCTATCAATTTTTGTTCTCAGTAGAAGGACAAACAAATTCGAAACACGAACACAGTATTGAAAATTTTTGTTTTAAAAGCGATCGCCCATTCAATCAAATGAAATTGGCTGCCTGGCTGGATGCCTTTTTACAATTCAATTCGGATACCATCTATCGTGTAAAAGGGATTCTGAATATCTCAGGAGTCGATAATCGCATTCTGTTACAATCCGTCCATACACAAATTCAGGCGACTGTAGGTCGCCCATGGACTAATGATAATAAAGAAAGTAAGATTGTGTTTATCGGAAAAACACTGAATCGGGAAGTGCTGGAAAAAAATCTACTGGAACTCTGTGACTAA
- a CDS encoding sensor histidine kinase — protein sequence MLLDNALIMRVKNRACSLHYCLLIVVLFLPFNLFSQKVRETKRQRICLIDSYNSNFPTYIHSAKAIQEFIDTTHYHIDVEFMNSKEFVDDVYVQHFHDFLSYKLSKRKPYDLFLVADDYALEYVLKYEQDLFKGKPIVFWGINNIDLARKQNANAHCTGVVEDISIKETINLAKTLNPKLEEMYVISDNSESGKTDLNRVLNLKGYNTAINVHELNLAELSFSEFETNLKKLKGEKALLLLSLYRDKDFKYKPFYEGLDFLKKNSDLPIYHLWKHGLNEGIVGGFLIHHYRQTQEALKIADQILKGKAIEEIPVLEESPNQCYLDYKELKKAKLVPSTFPSDWIVINKPSSFIQMSRKYAYLILSVGLLVFGLLFFFIYYAKRENLLKNELIQAQLDASKVDELKNAFLNNISHEIRTPMNGILGFAEFLASPDVSMEDRVSYLDIISENSNQLLNVVNEIVDIAKVQSGHSDIKMELIDIDGLLSDMEREYKKIADQKNLEIRLIKNISVKKVCADRLYLQKIFRNLIDNAIKFTDDGCVEIGYDKKGDLIEFYVKDTGIGISEDLFKTIFENFRQVQESDIREYGGLGLGLSITRAFVKSMGGKVWVESVENVGSCFYFTLPYVDYDPALLINPNVFCEVN from the coding sequence ATGCTATTAGATAATGCCTTAATTATGAGAGTGAAGAATAGAGCCTGTTCTTTGCACTATTGTCTGCTGATTGTCGTTTTATTTTTACCTTTTAATCTGTTTTCACAAAAAGTAAGAGAAACAAAACGACAAAGAATTTGCCTAATTGACTCTTACAATAGCAATTTTCCAACTTATATTCATTCTGCGAAAGCAATTCAGGAATTTATAGATACAACCCATTATCATATTGATGTGGAGTTCATGAATAGCAAAGAATTTGTTGACGATGTATATGTTCAGCATTTTCATGATTTTCTGTCTTATAAATTGTCCAAAAGGAAGCCCTATGACTTATTTCTGGTTGCAGATGATTATGCTTTGGAGTATGTTTTGAAATATGAGCAGGATCTGTTTAAGGGCAAACCCATTGTTTTTTGGGGAATAAATAATATCGACTTGGCCAGGAAACAAAATGCAAATGCCCATTGTACCGGGGTGGTTGAAGATATATCAATAAAGGAAACGATAAATCTCGCAAAGACGTTAAACCCCAAGCTCGAGGAAATGTATGTGATTAGTGACAATAGTGAATCAGGGAAAACCGATTTGAATAGGGTTCTGAATCTAAAAGGTTACAATACAGCAATTAATGTTCATGAGCTTAATTTGGCTGAACTTAGTTTTTCGGAGTTTGAAACGAATTTGAAAAAGCTAAAAGGGGAGAAGGCTCTTTTGTTGTTGTCGCTTTACAGGGATAAGGATTTTAAATACAAGCCTTTTTACGAAGGATTGGATTTTTTAAAGAAAAATAGTGATTTGCCAATTTATCATTTATGGAAACATGGTCTGAATGAGGGTATTGTAGGTGGTTTTTTAATTCATCATTACAGACAGACTCAGGAAGCGTTGAAGATTGCAGATCAAATTTTGAAAGGAAAAGCCATTGAAGAGATTCCGGTTTTAGAGGAAAGTCCAAACCAATGTTATCTGGATTATAAGGAATTGAAGAAGGCAAAACTTGTTCCCTCAACCTTTCCATCTGACTGGATTGTCATTAATAAACCCAGCTCTTTTATTCAAATGAGTCGGAAGTATGCCTATCTGATTTTATCGGTTGGTTTGTTGGTTTTTGGACTGTTGTTTTTTTTCATATACTACGCAAAAAGAGAGAATCTGCTTAAAAATGAATTGATTCAGGCACAATTGGATGCCAGTAAGGTTGATGAACTTAAAAATGCATTTTTGAATAATATCTCACACGAGATCCGCACCCCCATGAATGGGATACTTGGCTTTGCAGAATTTTTAGCCTCCCCCGATGTTAGTATGGAAGATCGAGTTAGTTATTTGGATATCATTTCTGAAAACTCGAATCAGTTGTTGAATGTTGTGAATGAGATAGTCGATATTGCCAAGGTGCAATCGGGGCATTCAGATATTAAAATGGAGCTGATTGATATTGATGGATTGTTATCAGATATGGAGAGGGAATATAAAAAAATAGCAGATCAGAAAAATTTGGAAATCAGATTGATTAAGAATATCAGTGTGAAAAAGGTGTGTGCTGATCGATTATATCTTCAAAAAATATTCAGAAATCTTATCGATAATGCGATCAAATTTACTGACGATGGTTGTGTTGAAATCGGCTATGATAAGAAGGGCGATTTGATTGAGTTTTATGTCAAAGATACCGGAATAGGAATTTCAGAAGATCTGTTTAAAACTATTTTTGAAAATTTCAGACAGGTTCAGGAATCTGATATACGAGAATATGGCGGATTGGGACTGGGTTTATCCATAACACGTGCTTTTGTGAAATCGATGGGAGGAAAAGTTTGGGTAGAATCTGTTGAGAACGTGGGGTCTTGTTTTTATTTCACACTTCCTTACGTAGATTATGACCCGGCATTACTGATAAATCCGAATGTGTTTTGCGAAGTTAATTAG
- a CDS encoding nitroreductase family protein → MSLIDIIKNRYSVRAYLDKEVEEEKLLQILEAGQYAPSAVNFQPWHFIVIREKENHAKFSEIYHRDWFNEAPVYIVICSDHSKSWKRAEDEKDHADIDAAITTDHMTLQATELGLGTCWICNFHVQKCRDFFNLPDHIEPVAILSLGYPDTEKQPVKKRKSLEEIVHWEKF, encoded by the coding sequence ATGAGCTTAATCGATATTATCAAAAACCGTTACTCGGTTCGTGCCTACTTAGATAAAGAGGTCGAAGAAGAAAAATTACTTCAGATACTTGAAGCGGGACAATATGCCCCCTCTGCTGTCAACTTTCAGCCCTGGCATTTTATTGTGATTCGCGAAAAAGAAAATCACGCTAAGTTTTCTGAAATTTATCATCGCGATTGGTTTAACGAAGCACCTGTTTACATTGTAATTTGTTCCGACCACAGTAAATCGTGGAAACGCGCTGAAGATGAAAAAGACCATGCCGATATCGATGCAGCAATCACAACCGATCACATGACTCTGCAAGCAACAGAACTCGGTCTTGGCACCTGCTGGATCTGCAACTTTCATGTTCAAAAATGCCGTGATTTCTTTAATCTTCCGGATCATATTGAACCTGTTGCCATCCTGTCTCTAGGTTACCCTGATACAGAGAAACAACCCGTGAAAAAGAGAAAAAGCCTAGAGGAAATTGTGCACTGGGAAAAATTTTAA
- a CDS encoding metallophosphoesterase — MKASAFLIIPLLIFMLIVDLYTYRGLKPLINKIPNAFVRKIFKQLYWLISIGMFAAFVLFFLRIKYVQRAEAYVYFSYLIGAFALFYIPKFVLILFVLLKDVQKAVSWLIRALTNVKKENKFESKSKRKMERSEFLYQMGLVLAAIPFASILYGVTKGKFKFRIMHESLNFPNLPKAFQGLRIVQISDIHLGSFNKNFEKIEKAVELINEQKPDIILFTGDLVNNFAEETEGWAPILDKMEAPMGKYSILGNHDYGDYSHWPSPEDKADNLKRIKDFHKKIGFKLLLNETERLKINDDEIALIGVENWGKPPFPQHGDLDLAMKNTDDLSFKLLMSHDPSHWEQKVLDTDIDLTFAGHTHGMQFGIERAGIKWSPVQYKYPRWGGLYNEGKQFIYVNRGFGYIGFPGRIGMPPEITLIELN, encoded by the coding sequence ATGAAAGCCAGCGCCTTTTTGATCATTCCACTTTTAATCTTCATGCTCATTGTGGATTTATATACCTACCGAGGTTTAAAACCGCTTATAAATAAAATCCCCAATGCCTTTGTCAGGAAGATATTTAAACAACTTTACTGGTTGATTTCAATAGGTATGTTTGCTGCTTTCGTTCTGTTCTTCTTACGAATAAAGTATGTCCAGAGAGCAGAAGCCTATGTCTATTTCAGCTACTTAATAGGTGCTTTTGCCCTATTTTATATACCCAAATTTGTTCTGATTCTTTTCGTATTACTTAAAGATGTGCAGAAGGCTGTGAGTTGGCTCATTAGAGCGCTTACAAATGTGAAGAAAGAAAATAAGTTTGAATCAAAATCGAAAAGAAAAATGGAACGATCCGAATTCCTGTATCAAATGGGCTTAGTGCTTGCCGCAATCCCCTTTGCCTCTATCCTGTATGGGGTCACCAAAGGGAAATTCAAATTTCGAATCATGCATGAAAGTTTGAACTTCCCTAACCTACCCAAGGCATTTCAGGGTCTGAGAATTGTACAAATTTCAGATATACATCTGGGGAGTTTTAATAAAAATTTCGAAAAAATTGAAAAAGCCGTTGAACTTATCAACGAACAAAAGCCTGATATCATTCTCTTCACAGGCGATTTGGTGAACAACTTTGCCGAAGAAACCGAAGGCTGGGCGCCAATATTGGACAAAATGGAAGCCCCAATGGGTAAATATTCAATTTTGGGCAACCACGATTACGGGGATTATTCCCACTGGCCATCACCTGAAGACAAAGCCGATAATCTTAAACGAATCAAAGACTTCCACAAAAAAATTGGTTTTAAGTTACTCTTAAATGAAACCGAAAGACTGAAGATTAATGATGATGAAATTGCACTGATTGGTGTTGAGAACTGGGGTAAACCACCTTTCCCTCAGCATGGAGATCTGGATCTTGCTATGAAAAACACGGACGATTTATCATTCAAACTCCTCATGAGCCACGATCCGTCACACTGGGAACAAAAAGTATTGGATACGGATATTGACCTCACCTTCGCAGGCCATACACATGGTATGCAATTTGGTATTGAAAGAGCTGGAATAAAGTGGAGTCCTGTACAATACAAATACCCACGCTGGGGCGGCTTATACAACGAAGGCAAGCAATTTATATATGTCAACCGTGGCTTTGGCTATATCGGCTTTCCCGGACGAATCGGGATGCCACCTGAGATCACTTTAATTGAACTCAACTAA
- a CDS encoding MFS transporter → MLKELKQNKMYAYLMLLVVAATAGHQAWRTLFNNLAVDEVGINGFQLGVIQSVREIPGFLALLVIYVLFFVREHRLSAISVLLVGIGVAMTGFFPSFYGLIFTTLIMSIGFHYFETTNKSLTLQYFNYEQAPLVFAKQKSWAAVANVAMGAFIWLLAGHLSLQMNFIVAGVIIVLLAFWAFFWKPENKDIPAQNKGMVLRKRYWLFYVLNFLSGARRQIFVVFAVFMLVQKYQFSVQNIALLFIINNIITYFISPYIAKGINRFGERKMLSLEYISLIFVFLGYAFIENGLVVAILYIIDHIFFGFSMGINTYFHKTGDKKDIAPSMAVGFTINHISAVVIPVCGGLLWMWHWQIPFIAGAILCVVSLVFVQKIKIEN, encoded by the coding sequence ATGCTGAAGGAACTCAAACAAAATAAAATGTATGCCTATTTGATGCTGTTGGTGGTTGCAGCAACTGCAGGACATCAGGCTTGGCGTACACTCTTTAATAATTTGGCCGTTGACGAAGTTGGAATTAATGGCTTTCAGTTGGGGGTGATTCAATCTGTTCGAGAGATTCCAGGTTTTTTAGCCCTTCTGGTGATTTACGTTCTGTTTTTTGTACGCGAACATCGCTTGTCAGCTATCTCAGTATTGTTGGTTGGTATAGGTGTGGCCATGACAGGTTTTTTCCCTTCGTTTTATGGACTGATTTTTACTACCCTAATCATGTCGATTGGCTTTCATTATTTTGAAACGACGAATAAATCTTTAACGCTTCAGTATTTTAATTACGAACAGGCTCCTCTTGTGTTTGCAAAACAGAAGAGTTGGGCTGCAGTTGCCAATGTTGCGATGGGAGCGTTTATTTGGTTGTTGGCTGGGCACTTATCACTGCAAATGAATTTTATTGTTGCGGGTGTCATAATCGTACTGTTAGCCTTTTGGGCTTTTTTCTGGAAACCGGAAAATAAGGATATTCCAGCGCAGAATAAAGGGATGGTGCTTCGAAAGCGCTATTGGCTGTTCTATGTTTTGAATTTTTTAAGTGGAGCACGTCGACAGATTTTTGTTGTTTTTGCCGTGTTTATGCTGGTTCAGAAATATCAGTTTAGTGTGCAAAATATTGCTTTGCTTTTCATCATTAATAACATCATCACTTATTTTATATCGCCTTATATCGCCAAGGGAATTAATCGATTCGGTGAGCGTAAAATGCTCAGTTTGGAATACATTAGTCTGATTTTTGTGTTCTTGGGGTATGCCTTTATTGAGAATGGATTGGTGGTTGCAATTCTTTATATCATCGACCATATCTTCTTTGGTTTTTCTATGGGTATCAATACCTATTTTCATAAAACAGGAGATAAGAAAGATATTGCGCCTTCGATGGCAGTTGGCTTTACCATAAATCATATATCGGCTGTTGTGATACCGGTTTGTGGTGGTTTATTGTGGATGTGGCATTGGCAAATTCCTTTTATTGCAGGAGCAATACTATGTGTTGTGTCACTTGTGTTTGTTCAAAAAATTAAAATAGAAAATTAA
- a CDS encoding (2Fe-2S) ferredoxin domain-containing protein produces MSDKKDVTICLGSSCFSRGNGKTLQSVKEFFDKNNLNDLVFFHGELCTGNCSVGPILKIEDEVYKEVDAEGAIDILKKVFEEV; encoded by the coding sequence ATGAGTGATAAAAAGGATGTTACCATTTGTTTGGGGAGTTCCTGTTTCTCAAGAGGTAATGGCAAGACATTACAGTCTGTAAAAGAATTTTTCGACAAGAATAATTTGAACGATCTGGTCTTTTTTCATGGAGAACTTTGTACAGGAAACTGTTCTGTTGGTCCAATTTTAAAGATCGAAGACGAAGTTTATAAGGAAGTTGATGCCGAAGGAGCCATTGATATCCTGAAAAAGGTGTTTGAAGAAGTCTAA
- a CDS encoding SpoIIE family protein phosphatase — translation MHSDYYIEVECLQTNPGKQVICGDVFMSEKIKEEGRTLLVLSDGLGSGVKANVLGTLTASMVLNYMRVNKDIRKAAEVIMKTLPICSKRKASYSTFTIVDIECDGETRIIRYDSPECLVLRGLDVFQPQCEELSIEGANNSGKSLFSYRFKAEKEDRIVFCSDGVTNSGMGSRRFPFGWGQENLNEFVRGMIRRQPFLSAKQLGRAVVDRAVANYGAVPKDDTSCAVVYLREPRDLLLCTGPPYSKSKDTQLAKQVSEFKGKKIACGGTTASILSREFGEELKIDLNITDSELPPVSYLKGLDFLTEGILTLGKVQRLLKAYNQNTVLHQGPADQIVKLLLESDRIEIIIGTKINVAHQDPNLPVELEIRRTVVKNIAMLLEEKFLKDVDLSYI, via the coding sequence ATGCATTCTGATTATTATATAGAAGTTGAGTGTTTGCAAACGAATCCTGGTAAACAGGTGATTTGCGGCGATGTGTTTATGTCGGAGAAAATTAAAGAGGAGGGACGTACCCTGCTGGTTCTTTCCGATGGCTTGGGCAGTGGTGTTAAAGCCAATGTTTTGGGGACCTTGACGGCTTCGATGGTTTTGAATTACATGCGGGTGAATAAGGATATCCGAAAGGCAGCCGAGGTGATCATGAAAACCCTGCCTATCTGCAGTAAACGCAAAGCCAGCTATTCGACCTTCACCATTGTTGATATTGAATGCGATGGTGAAACACGTATTATACGCTACGATAGTCCTGAATGTCTGGTTCTAAGAGGACTGGACGTTTTTCAACCTCAGTGTGAAGAATTGAGTATAGAGGGGGCTAACAACTCCGGTAAAAGTTTGTTTTCCTATCGTTTCAAAGCAGAGAAAGAAGATCGGATTGTTTTTTGTTCGGATGGGGTGACCAATTCGGGTATGGGGAGCAGGCGTTTCCCTTTCGGATGGGGCCAGGAGAATTTAAATGAATTTGTAAGGGGAATGATCAGGCGTCAGCCCTTTTTGTCAGCTAAGCAATTGGGACGTGCTGTGGTTGACAGAGCTGTGGCTAATTATGGTGCCGTACCAAAGGATGATACCTCATGTGCGGTAGTGTATTTGCGTGAACCCCGTGATTTGTTGCTTTGCACAGGACCTCCTTACAGCAAATCGAAAGATACACAACTGGCCAAACAGGTGAGTGAATTTAAAGGGAAGAAGATTGCTTGTGGCGGGACAACGGCCAGTATTTTGTCCAGAGAGTTTGGTGAAGAGTTGAAAATCGATTTAAATATAACAGACTCTGAGCTGCCTCCGGTTTCCTATTTAAAAGGCTTGGATTTCCTAACCGAAGGCATTCTGACTTTGGGAAAAGTTCAGCGATTATTAAAAGCTTACAATCAGAACACGGTTCTTCATCAGGGACCAGCCGATCAGATTGTGAAATTATTGCTTGAGAGTGATCGAATCGAGATCATTATCGGGACAAAAATTAATGTGGCTCATCAGGATCCCAATTTGCCTGTCGAGTTGGAAATTCGCCGAACCGTAGTGAAAAACATTGCGATGCTTTTGGAGGAAAAGTTTTTGAAAGATGTAGATCTTAGCTATATTTAA
- a CDS encoding SpoIIE family protein phosphatase — protein sequence MEEKFHLDIDCPQLFHHGDMICGDVFLSRRIKEENRTIVILSDGMGSGVKANVLATLTASMAMNFTIEHKDFKTIAEIIMNTLPVCSVRKVSYSTFTIVDIEYDGTTRIMEFDNPDCVIMRGDKFFDPGWENIELESEENKGKVLRACQFNAKKEDRILFWSDGIMQSGMGSQAYPFGWGLDNVVDFVTQVIKTSPYISSNALGKRIVKRASRNDQDEPKDDTSAGVIYFREPRKLLLCTGPPFEMEKDSELAMRVYHFKGKKIICGGSTAEIIARELGLKFAPGMTISDPELPPIAYMEGINLVTEGILTIGKVARILEDYDSNYQLGEGPADQIVHYLLQSDQISIINGTRINLAHQDPNLPVELEIRRTVVKRVVRLLEEKFLKDVNLNFI from the coding sequence ATGGAGGAGAAGTTTCACCTGGATATAGATTGCCCACAATTGTTTCATCATGGCGACATGATTTGTGGAGATGTCTTTCTGTCGCGACGAATTAAGGAAGAAAACCGCACAATCGTTATTCTTAGCGATGGCATGGGGAGCGGTGTGAAAGCCAATGTTTTGGCTACACTGACAGCATCTATGGCAATGAATTTTACCATTGAGCATAAGGATTTTAAAACCATTGCTGAGATTATTATGAACACGCTGCCTGTGTGTAGTGTGAGAAAGGTGAGCTATTCTACGTTTACCATTGTCGATATTGAATACGATGGAACGACTCGAATTATGGAGTTCGATAATCCCGATTGCGTGATCATGCGGGGGGACAAATTTTTCGATCCGGGCTGGGAGAATATTGAACTTGAAAGTGAAGAGAACAAAGGAAAAGTATTAAGAGCCTGTCAGTTTAATGCAAAAAAAGAGGATCGAATTCTTTTTTGGTCTGACGGTATTATGCAGTCGGGTATGGGAAGTCAGGCTTATCCTTTTGGTTGGGGACTCGATAATGTTGTTGATTTTGTGACACAGGTTATAAAAACCTCACCCTATATTTCGTCCAATGCACTTGGGAAGAGGATTGTGAAACGTGCCTCGCGCAACGATCAGGATGAACCCAAGGACGACACCAGTGCAGGCGTGATCTATTTTAGAGAGCCTCGCAAATTGTTATTGTGTACAGGACCTCCATTCGAGATGGAAAAGGATTCGGAATTGGCTATGAGAGTCTATCATTTTAAAGGAAAGAAAATCATTTGTGGTGGTTCTACAGCTGAAATTATTGCCAGAGAATTGGGCTTGAAATTTGCACCGGGTATGACGATCAGCGATCCGGAACTGCCTCCAATTGCTTATATGGAGGGCATTAATCTGGTGACTGAAGGGATTCTAACCATTGGTAAGGTGGCTCGAATATTAGAGGATTATGATTCCAATTATCAATTGGGAGAAGGGCCCGCTGATCAGATTGTACACTATCTGCTTCAAAGTGATCAGATCTCTATCATCAACGGAACACGTATTAATCTGGCTCATCAGGATCCCAATCTGCCGGTTGAGTTGGAAATTCGCCGCACTGTAGTCAAACGTGTGGTACGTTTGCTCGAGGAGAAGTTCCTGAAGGATGTGAATTTGAATTTTATTTAA
- a CDS encoding YchJ family protein → MKKCFCGRALSYENCCGALHSGKRSAQSAEELMRSRYSAFAVADVDYIMRTYAPETRPNSERAEIKRWAASVMWLGLQVISTQKGKPGDKEGRVKFKALYSEAGKIHEMLEDSYFRFEQGQWFYVDGK, encoded by the coding sequence ATGAAGAAGTGTTTTTGCGGAAGAGCTTTAAGTTATGAAAATTGTTGTGGGGCATTGCATTCCGGAAAAAGAAGTGCACAATCAGCTGAAGAGTTGATGCGAAGTCGGTATTCAGCCTTTGCTGTCGCTGATGTCGACTATATAATGAGAACTTATGCTCCTGAAACGCGTCCCAATAGTGAGCGAGCAGAAATTAAACGGTGGGCGGCTTCAGTTATGTGGCTTGGTTTGCAAGTGATCTCAACTCAAAAAGGGAAACCTGGAGATAAGGAAGGACGTGTCAAATTTAAAGCCCTTTATAGCGAAGCAGGTAAGATTCACGAAATGCTTGAAGATTCGTATTTCCGATTTGAACAAGGACAATGGTTCTATGTCGATGGAAAATAA